The DNA segment TTTTAAATTACACAGAATAAACTAATATTCCATGgcccattatttttttcttcaaataatcaTATATCTTTTTCTTCAAGGAAGTTGTTGTATTTCAGATTAAATAAGTATTCTTAATCGAATGcctcaaataaatatattcaattacatgtatgttattatGTATGCATGTATCCAATATGGTTAATGTAGTCGAAGCGTTCAtctggatgttttttttttgtgtattcctatgataatgtacatgtaaaattcaCTAATAATAGATTCAACACTTTCAAAAACAGTGATTGAACCCTTATGAATGTTAATGTATGTGAAGGGGCACTTCAAGacaagattttaattccaatttCCATTTACGTCGTTAAAAGGTAGAGGAGTAAAGCTAAGTTAAATGATAacctttttttatgttatgttatatcatcttatagtatatatattgtatcaaattcaaatggagatttataaaattataaatcgtTATCATTTTGATCCCAGTGATCCACCCTATGCCTAAACCTTTCAAGTGGACACTTCCTTGTCGTCAAaccaattgaaatttttaattagaGCGagtgaaaatagaaaaaagtttcTTCCGCAAAATACATATGTTTCCGTGTTAGAATAAAAAATGATGGCTACAAATGAATGTGCTAATTGTCGGGAGTTAAAAGAGATTAAAGCTATTGCAAGACAGGTATTGAAGAAGTACGATGAACTGCTGGAAAAGTATAAGCAGAACGAACAGCAGTACGATGAAGTTGTTAAAACACTCAAAGAAAGGGAGGCCATGTTGGATGACATGAAAGGTCTAATCGAACCTGCCGTTTCTGAACACGAACGACTGATTGTAAAATATGACATTGAAGTAAACTGCAGAAATGAGGCTGAAAATATTGCCCGAAAAGTGACCTCACAAAACATTACGTTAAAACGTCAATCGCAGGCTTTACTTTGCCATTTGGAAAAGATTGATATAACCCAAATACCAGAGGAAATTCTCGAGGAACCAGAAGAGGAAGAGGAGACCGCAGGGTACAAGGAATACACGGACAAGCTTAACAACACAATCAAAGATCTAGAGGAAAAAGTTTCTCACTATGTCACCTCTCTCACTACAGCTACGGAGGAGTTGTCTACAGAACGTGAAAACAACTTTCGACTCCAAcagaaaaatgaacatttaaaacaaagccTCAATCAAACTGAGAACACGTTAACTCAGTACCAAAATGCTATGACGGAGTTATCTACAATGTCAGAGTCAGCGTATGAAGAATATGAACATTTGAAAAGCAAGTATGAAATCGAAGCTCAACAGAGGACTGAAGCAGAGAATAAAATGCAAAAGATCAAAGCACAAAATGAAGCAATGAAAACACAGAGTACAATTCTTATGTCAAAAGTGGCTAATGACCAACATCTGATTCTTGCGTTATGTAAAATTGAGGAGTTGGAGGAGGACAAAACCAATTTAGAAAGGGATGTGGGCGATTTGAAAGAGCAAATGTCTAATGAAACAAATGAGGAAGCTCTGACACAGCTTGAGGAGGAAAGGGATAAACTGTCTGTCGAGATTGAGGATTTAACAAAGAAAGTGACAAATTATGAGCAACTATATTCTAATCTTGAAAGACAGTATAAAGAGCTGGAAATGAAACTTGAAGAGGCATTGAGTCCACCCATACCACCACCGCCACCTTTGCCACCACCGCCATCGACCTCGACGTCAAAGGGATTCCTAGCAAGAATAAGGGGTAACAAAAAGAAGAAACCGGTTGTTGGTCAACAGACAGGTGTAGATGAAAAGGGGTATGGCAAAGCACTGGAAGAAATGATGAAGAGGATCAATTCTGGAAAGCCAATACTGAAGGAGAATGCGCGCCAAATTAAAGAAAAGCCAGATGCGAACGACGGTGAAAATCCTGGTGCCATGCTAGAGCTACATAGTGTACTCAATCGGTTTAAGAATACGCAAAGAAAAAGTGGAAGTTTGTCGTCACGTCCTGTAAATAGTATAGAACCGGAATCAGAACTTGCCAAAGCATTTGTCTTGAagaaatcaaaaccaaaaagtggaCCTCAATCGTCACTTCCGGTAAATAGCGTTGAACCTCAATCTGAACTTGCCAAAGCGTTTCGACGAGTTAAATGGGAAGACAGTCAGACGAATGAATAATATACAAGGATATTATGTATGCatattttaaacagttttattatATACACACGTTAGTGGAATTTCGAAGTTTTGAATGACCAGAAAGTTTGTTTTAATCTGTTATCCAATAGTAAACTATCATTTGAACATACTATTGACAGGAATATAAACTGTTATCAGGCAAGGATTTGTAATCATATCAGTTATGCTGTCTGTCTTGTTTCGCTTGTAAATGTGCGTTAAATGACTTCTTTCCTAATTTTAGATCACAGCAATTCAATActatttattgaaattaaatgtgcaattaaataagataacgagaaatttgaattgtatCTCCTCGGAAATAACAATTGAAATAGTgataaatgagaaaatatgattttgttgtTATTGAGACTGATTTAGTAAAGTTTTTCTAAACTTGGTTCCGA comes from the Mytilus trossulus isolate FHL-02 chromosome 3, PNRI_Mtr1.1.1.hap1, whole genome shotgun sequence genome and includes:
- the LOC134711323 gene encoding shootin-1-like; this encodes MMATNECANCRELKEIKAIARQVLKKYDELLEKYKQNEQQYDEVVKTLKEREAMLDDMKGLIEPAVSEHERLIVKYDIEVNCRNEAENIARKVTSQNITLKRQSQALLCHLEKIDITQIPEEILEEPEEEEETAGYKEYTDKLNNTIKDLEEKVSHYVTSLTTATEELSTERENNFRLQQKNEHLKQSLNQTENTLTQYQNAMTELSTMSESAYEEYEHLKSKYEIEAQQRTEAENKMQKIKAQNEAMKTQSTILMSKVANDQHLILALCKIEELEEDKTNLERDVGDLKEQMSNETNEEALTQLEEERDKLSVEIEDLTKKVTNYEQLYSNLERQYKELEMKLEEALSPPIPPPPPLPPPPSTSTSKGFLARIRGNKKKKPVVGQQTGVDEKGYGKALEEMMKRINSGKPILKENARQIKEKPDANDGENPGAMLELHSVLNRFKNTQRKSGSLSSRPVNSIEPESELAKAFVLKKSKPKSGPQSSLPVNSVEPQSELAKAFRRVKWEDSQTNE